From the Candidatus Palauibacter australiensis genome, one window contains:
- a CDS encoding M1 family aminopeptidase, giving the protein PAQIATDTRLPSHAVYTPADSIPEADIGVLAYNKPAAVLVLLREEILGPEVFDEGFREYIRRWAYKHPQPADFIRTMEDVSGHDLDWFFRGWIYEDAILDQAIASVTRLGDTTRVVLENRGGIPMPLEVRILYRDGEEQRYEVPVDAWQVDGTYVLAVPGGPVRNVQIDPDGVMPDVNRGNNVWGRGILGRRPPR; this is encoded by the coding sequence CCCGCCCAGATCGCGACGGACACGCGCCTCCCGAGCCACGCCGTGTACACGCCGGCCGACAGCATTCCGGAAGCGGACATCGGGGTTCTCGCTTACAACAAGCCGGCCGCGGTGCTCGTCCTGCTGCGCGAGGAGATCCTCGGGCCCGAGGTGTTCGACGAGGGCTTCCGGGAGTACATCCGGCGCTGGGCGTACAAGCACCCGCAGCCGGCCGACTTCATCCGCACGATGGAGGATGTGTCCGGGCACGACCTCGACTGGTTCTTCAGGGGCTGGATCTACGAGGACGCGATTCTCGACCAGGCGATCGCTTCCGTCACGCGTCTGGGGGATACGACACGGGTCGTGCTCGAGAATCGTGGAGGCATCCCGATGCCGCTCGAGGTGCGGATCCTCTACCGGGACGGCGAAGAGCAGCGATATGAGGTGCCGGTAGACGCGTGGCAGGTGGATGGCACCTATGTGCTGGCGGTGCCCGGCGGGCCGGTGCGCAACGTCCAGATCGACCCGGACGGCGTGATGCCCGACGTGAACCGCGGGAACAACGTGTGGGGAAGGGGCATTCTCGGCCGCCGGCCTCCCCGGTAG